Proteins found in one Chaetodon auriga isolate fChaAug3 chromosome 12, fChaAug3.hap1, whole genome shotgun sequence genomic segment:
- the thpo gene encoding LOW QUALITY PROTEIN: thrombopoietin (The sequence of the model RefSeq protein was modified relative to this genomic sequence to represent the inferred CDS: substituted 1 base at 1 genomic stop codon), with the protein MISRDHTSPHQRKISVDPKDWPVADAQSIQHRAKVINTARNYRFCASRVAHSGAGSCWLALETRSDNSQPPESAAAWDWEAKKLYDEMLQSPHRLQLRWEGDSGVPGVVSVMQCGYRGKTSGEKTKRTHSSSTVGTGHFPPGTFLNGTNVDSXGAAKQGMALSRLLLLCMVASEVWDAETKPLEFVCNKGARRAMNIVAEMKSALSDCNGSTTLSTAVQLSCTELHIASWENKSHQEKRGDIVASLRLLAESVKAVRAPSQPGCAASLLQRLENNMNNYLLILTHLQLSQGPVVTPALSCVPRSTQSLSTVLLNYNQLILGKLERFVVDLEDRCTSQ; encoded by the exons ATGATTTCCCGGGATCACACTTCACCCCACCAGAGGAAAATCTCAGTAGATCCCAAAGACTGGCCTGTTGCTGATGCGCAATCCATACAGCACCGCGCCAAAGTTATCAACACGGCGCGTAATTACAGGTTTTGCGCCTCCAGAGTAGCGCACAGCggagcaggcagctgctggctgGCTTTGGAGACCAGGAGCGACAACAGCCAGCCGCCTGAGAGCGCGGCTGCATGGGATTGGGAGGCAAAGAAACTCTATGATGAGATGCTACAGTCTCCTCATCGGCTCCAGTTGAGGTGGGAGGGAGACAGCGGGGTACCGGGTGTCGTGTCCGTGATGCAATGCGGGTACC GTGGGAAAACAAGTGGTGAGAAGacaaaaaggacacacagctcctcTACAGTGGGCACAGGGCATTTTCCACCTGGCACATTTCTTAATGGAACAAATGTGGATTCATGAGGAGCGGCCAAGCAGGGCATGGCGTTGAGCA gactcctgctgctctgtaTGGTAGCTTCTGAGGTGTGGGATGCTGAGACCAAACCCTTAGAATTTGTGTGTAATAAAGGCGCCAGGAGGGCTATGAATATTGtggcagagatgaagagtgCACTG AGTGACTGTAATGGCTCCACGACCCTCTCCACAGCGGTTCAGCTATCCTGCACCGAGCTCCACATAGCATCCTGGGAAAACAAATCA CAccaggagaagagaggagacataGTCGCATCCTTGAGGCTTCTTGCTGAAAGTGTGAAGGCTGTGAGGGCCCCAAGCCAGCCAGGATGTGCCGCTTCGCTACTGCAGAGACTGGAGAACAACATGAACAACTACCTGCTCATTCTCACACACCTTCAGCTAAGT CAGGGGCCAGTGGTGACCCCAGCACTGTCTTGTGTTCCTCGAAGCACCCAGAGTCTGAGCACAGTCCTGCTGAACTACAACCAACTGATCTTAGGCAAACTGGAGCGGTTCGTGGTTGACCTGGAAGACAGATGCACTTCTCAGTGA